In a genomic window of Ruminococcus albus 7 = DSM 20455:
- a CDS encoding recombinase family protein produces MPDNRKYAIYSRKSKFTGKGESIENQIEICRRALKSKYDVVDEDIVEFEDEGFSGGNTKRPKFQEMMERYRNGEFQLVICYRLDRISRNTSDFVNTYEELKEHSVCFRSVSDNIDDTSPMGRAMMMISSVFAQLERDIIAERITDNMHELAKSGRWLGGNPPTGYRSAETVGSMTVDGKIHKARMLEKNPEEAELVRLVFTKFVELRSITKVETYLLNNDFKSKKGNTLSRFAIKTILQNPVYAIADEDTWVYLNEKDMQLYGSRDDFDGIHGIMAYNKTIQKKGRSMKQKAPSEWIVAVGKHEGIIEGKRWVEVQHLLEKNRDKAYRKPKSNTALLSGLLFCACCGSFMRPKLSSRVNKQGEKVYDYLCELKERSHGLKCDNKRINGNELDRQICDEIKHLGEDDSGLMKLLRNSQKSLNETFADSQAEIDRLTEKKKQYEAERTNLVKALTFAGETMAAEDIISQINDLHTKTSELERQISEHRRLMENSDITDEQYHSLADMLSSFAKTIDTLDVMKKRDVIRCLVRRVEWDGENIHLYLMGEESGGGTDVLHSEPKCECSKWKMELI; encoded by the coding sequence ATGCCTGATAACAGAAAATACGCAATTTACAGCCGCAAATCCAAATTTACCGGCAAAGGTGAGAGCATTGAAAACCAGATTGAGATATGCAGGCGGGCGTTGAAAAGCAAATATGATGTAGTTGATGAGGACATTGTGGAGTTTGAGGATGAGGGCTTTTCGGGTGGCAACACTAAGCGTCCAAAATTTCAGGAGATGATGGAGCGCTACCGCAATGGTGAGTTTCAGTTGGTTATTTGCTACCGTCTTGACAGGATAAGCCGCAACACATCGGACTTTGTGAACACCTATGAGGAGCTGAAAGAACACAGCGTTTGTTTTCGTTCGGTCAGCGACAACATTGATGATACCTCGCCTATGGGCAGGGCTATGATGATGATAAGCTCGGTTTTTGCACAGTTGGAGCGTGACATTATTGCAGAGAGAATAACCGACAATATGCATGAGCTTGCCAAGTCGGGACGGTGGTTGGGCGGCAATCCTCCAACGGGTTACAGGAGTGCCGAGACTGTGGGCAGTATGACGGTTGATGGCAAGATACATAAGGCGAGAATGCTGGAGAAAAATCCCGAAGAGGCAGAACTTGTCAGGCTGGTGTTCACTAAGTTTGTTGAACTGCGTTCTATTACTAAGGTGGAGACCTATCTGCTCAATAATGATTTCAAGTCGAAAAAGGGCAACACGCTTTCGAGGTTTGCCATTAAGACCATTCTGCAAAACCCTGTGTATGCCATTGCTGACGAGGATACATGGGTATATTTGAACGAAAAAGATATGCAGTTGTACGGTTCACGCGATGACTTTGACGGCATTCACGGTATTATGGCGTACAACAAGACCATACAGAAAAAGGGAAGGTCAATGAAGCAGAAAGCTCCAAGCGAGTGGATAGTGGCCGTTGGCAAGCACGAGGGCATTATCGAGGGCAAGCGCTGGGTAGAGGTACAGCATCTGCTTGAAAAGAACAGGGACAAGGCATACCGAAAGCCCAAGAGCAATACTGCACTTCTGTCGGGACTGCTGTTTTGTGCGTGCTGTGGAAGCTTTATGCGCCCAAAGCTTTCATCAAGGGTCAACAAGCAGGGCGAGAAGGTATATGATTACCTTTGCGAGCTCAAAGAAAGAAGTCACGGTCTCAAGTGTGATAATAAGCGCATTAACGGCAACGAGCTTGACCGTCAGATATGCGATGAGATAAAGCACCTGGGCGAGGACGATTCGGGGCTGATGAAGCTGCTAAGAAATTCACAGAAGAGTTTGAATGAGACATTCGCTGATTCGCAGGCAGAAATCGACAGGCTGACTGAAAAGAAAAAGCAGTATGAAGCCGAGCGCACAAATCTTGTTAAGGCTTTGACTTTTGCAGGCGAAACTATGGCTGCTGAGGACATCATCTCGCAAATAAACGATCTGCACACTAAGACTTCCGAGCTTGAAAGGCAGATATCCGAGCACCGCAGGCTTATGGAAAACAGCGACATCACCGACGAGCAGTATCACAGCCTTGCGGATATGCTGTCGTCATTCGCTAAAACTATTGACACATTAGATGTTATGAAAAAGCGTGATGTTATACGCTGCTTGGTGCGTCGTGTTGAGTGGGACGGCGAGAATATCCACCTGTATCTTATGGGTGAAGAAAGCGGGGGGGGGACTGATGTGCTGCATTCAGAGCCGAAGTGCGAGTGTAGTAAATGGAAAATGGAATTGATTTAG
- a CDS encoding DUF1848 family protein, which yields MIKFGITEAGDAGLDYSWADKLLDGNIIITKHLTSKNQKLIELLLKNREKIILHVTCTGYGGTKMEPYVPKAQEVYSGVMELISKGFPEKQIVLRTDPIIPTEAGLKRVAWVWELFFDANIDRVRYSVIDMYPHTKERIRAVFGKVPFESFKAPEYMLNNVRNYIERYSMFFDFEACAEDLPGKTGCIRKKDYEILGLDTFYIKEGGFQRKGCLCCAGKTELLTHKKRCPSGCLYCYWKD from the coding sequence ATGATAAAATTTGGAATCACAGAAGCCGGCGATGCAGGCCTTGATTATAGTTGGGCTGACAAGCTTTTAGACGGCAATATAATAATCACCAAGCACTTAACTTCGAAAAACCAAAAACTTATTGAATTACTATTGAAAAACAGAGAGAAAATCATTCTGCATGTAACCTGTACAGGATACGGTGGTACAAAAATGGAGCCGTATGTTCCGAAGGCTCAAGAAGTATATTCCGGGGTTATGGAGCTTATTTCAAAAGGATTTCCTGAAAAACAGATAGTATTAAGAACTGACCCCATTATTCCAACTGAGGCAGGCTTAAAAAGAGTTGCCTGGGTATGGGAGTTATTTTTTGATGCAAATATTGATAGAGTTAGGTATTCAGTCATAGACATGTACCCTCATACTAAAGAACGGATCAGAGCTGTATTTGGAAAAGTTCCTTTTGAGAGCTTTAAAGCTCCTGAATATATGCTCAATAATGTAAGAAATTATATTGAGAGGTATTCAATGTTCTTTGATTTTGAAGCTTGTGCAGAGGATCTTCCGGGCAAAACAGGTTGTATCAGAAAAAAAGATTACGAAATACTCGGACTTGATACATTTTATATAAAAGAAGGTGGCTTTCAGAGAAAAGGATGCCTTTGCTGCGCAGGGAAGACAGAATTGCTCACTCATAAGAAAAGATGTCCTTCTGGATGTCTGTATTGCTACTGGAAAGATTAG
- a CDS encoding DUF3945 domain-containing protein, with protein sequence MSENKSNTEKVKNKERASGVWSVTNKEISFTREWRGHRFTDKEVKDLLDGKDITINGIVSQKDKSKYGVTGHLANLEYNGVKFIGFDMTGFAGNNNGEKKEKVSGVWAVTGEEITFTRVWNGHRFTDEEVSSLLNGDTIEIENLVSKNNTIYSAKGKLTEQEYNGHPFVGFEKEEIVPDSWSGHTFTDEEKMILEAGGEVEITDAVSNRTGNSFSCTVTYGEKEDGKKGIIVDFA encoded by the coding sequence ATGTCTGAAAACAAGAGCAACACAGAGAAGGTCAAGAACAAGGAAAGAGCTTCCGGCGTGTGGAGCGTAACAAACAAGGAGATCTCATTCACAAGAGAATGGCGCGGCCATAGGTTTACTGACAAGGAAGTAAAAGATCTTCTTGACGGTAAGGATATAACTATCAATGGCATCGTTTCTCAGAAAGACAAGTCCAAGTATGGAGTTACCGGCCATCTGGCAAATCTGGAATATAACGGAGTCAAATTTATAGGCTTCGATATGACCGGATTTGCCGGAAATAACAATGGAGAAAAAAAGGAAAAGGTATCCGGTGTATGGGCTGTTACAGGAGAAGAGATAACCTTTACGAGGGTTTGGAACGGTCATAGGTTCACCGATGAAGAGGTATCAAGCCTCTTAAACGGAGATACTATAGAAATCGAAAACCTTGTATCCAAAAACAACACGATTTATTCTGCAAAGGGAAAACTGACGGAACAGGAATACAACGGACATCCTTTTGTGGGCTTTGAAAAAGAGGAAATAGTTCCTGATTCATGGAGCGGACACACTTTCACCGATGAGGAAAAGATGATACTTGAAGCCGGCGGAGAGGTTGAAATTACTGACGCGGTTTCAAACAGAACAGGAAATAGTTTTTCCTGTACGGTGACATACGGTGAAAAAGAAGATGGCAAAAAGGGAATAATCGTTGATTTTGCTTAG
- a CDS encoding InlB B-repeat-containing protein encodes MKNYKRIITFFMAISIIGMNAVTVYGDESNSLAITENVSDGSLSIEKQPSNVTKPNGENATFIVVAKGDGLKYQWYYNNPNTTNGFVKSSNTTDTYSIKANINSHDKGFQVYCVVSDSFGNSVDSDIATLTVGTPLSIVSQPQNETKQNGDTAIFKVVAKGENLKYQWYYNNPNTTNGFAKSSNTTDTYSIKANINSHNKGFQVYCVVSDSFGNSVDSNIATLTVGTPLSIVSQPQNETKQNGDTAIFKVVAKGEGLKYQWYYNNPNTTNGFVKSSNTTDTYSIKANINSHNKGFQVYCVVSDSFGNSVDSDIATLTVGTPLSIVSQLQNETKQNGDTAIFKVVAKGKGLKYQWYYNNPNTTNGFVKSSNTTDTYSIKANINSHDKGFRVYCVVSDSSGNSVQSNIATLTVASPIKLSSLDSQTITFSEDATFTVTATGTGDLTYTWESSTDGENWTTVLDANTATLTVAGSEAIDGTQYRCIVSDNYDQSKTSNAATLTVYNYHTITYNAGNGTFSNGSSTYTETVDPGYYYIGTGEDPYLEGHVFLGWTYNGKYKNRILVSSDVTLTAEWEKACQVIYNANGGQFSDGNSTHTLDVDVGTYRVDHEEPTREGYLFAGWKYKNSFVRKLNFSGETTPEFIAEWEEAIAVTYDANGGQWKFDEDPFTTMTIYEPYGLYFPGCYEPEREGYVFDGWMLDDNYVDKIDLTEPVTFKACWKEPITVTYDPNGGSWDGDSTPREYDERKGDYWVSCGWPDKDGYYFIGWSTDPEAVSAETDFGYTLTGDTKFYAVWGHDITVYYDANGGFLWDRTATDTRDVRYGDFNIEGWCPYYDGPYEFKGWSTTKDGTVQYQPNDHVEFIQNTTLYAVWEKLPTIAYDANGGAWFNDRTQQHDLTIKMDWDQPGFYYYVRKDEPQRPGYRFNGWVDENGKNANERELLLEKGKDYTFKASWVKIVKVKYNANGGQFNDWDMNEESGENAAIHYRYGDSGEYYLDGWRPEREGYEFCGWALTLDGEPVSDPYILPDNIDEIEFYAVWAPIPIVTYDANGGGWGWNGEFYDHMTEEYEAHLGDYGVGNWWPEREGYNFLGWSNDKNASTAESDWKITLTGSTTFYAIWEKLPTIAYDANGGAWFNDRTQQHDLTIKMDWDQPGFYYYVRKDEPQRPGYRFNGWVDENGKYANERELQLEKGKDYVFKASWVKIVKVKYNANGGQFNDWDMNEESGESAAIHYRYGDSGEYYLDGWRPEREGYEFSGWSLTQDGEPAPDPYMLPDNIDEIEFYAVWNPIPIVTYDANGGGWGWNGESYDHMTEEYEAHLGDYGVGNWWPEREGYNFLGWSTDKNASTAEHDWGTTLTGSTTFYAIWEKLVAVTFDAGQGHFYDGYNTRIVYFEPGRRISLNWEDTPDMDGGYFEGWLLDGELVNYVRLTEDMTVEADWVYTRNVTFFADDGYFYNGQHFWTDIYDENSYVYLRDIPEPTKAGYVFDGWMVDGEFVTGSKFTVTEDTEFTAAWVEAENTFTVTYDAGEGFFENGENMLEIQAEGNYYVDGVPKPSRDGYVFVGWTIDYDEGTYSMFDVNYDVTFNAVWAEPATISYDFNGGEIGMYENGEYVCYATDASHIVAVDYYYTIGVMGPLHKDGYTFVCWNTESDGTGRSYGNFTDEIIVSEDMNLYAIWVNDSEETVEDGSEQEWF; translated from the coding sequence ATGAAAAACTATAAGCGTATTATTACGTTTTTTATGGCTATATCTATTATAGGCATGAATGCAGTGACTGTTTATGGTGATGAAAGTAATAGTCTTGCAATCACGGAAAATGTATCCGATGGATCATTATCTATCGAAAAACAACCTTCAAATGTAACAAAGCCAAACGGTGAGAATGCAACTTTTATAGTCGTAGCTAAGGGCGATGGATTGAAGTATCAGTGGTACTACAACAATCCTAACACTACTAATGGATTTGTCAAATCAAGCAACACTACAGATACTTATAGCATTAAAGCTAATATTAATAGCCATGACAAAGGTTTTCAAGTATACTGTGTAGTTTCTGATTCATTTGGTAACAGCGTTGATTCTGATATAGCGACACTTACAGTCGGAACACCTTTGTCCATTGTAAGTCAACCACAAAATGAAACAAAACAAAATGGAGATACCGCAATATTCAAGGTCGTTGCTAAAGGTGAAAATCTTAAATATCAATGGTATTATAACAATCCCAACACTACTAATGGATTTGCCAAATCAAGCAACACTACAGATACTTATAGCATTAAGGCTAATATTAATAGCCATAACAAAGGTTTTCAAGTATACTGTGTGGTTTCTGATTCATTTGGTAACAGCGTTGATTCTAATATAGCGACACTTACAGTCGGAACACCTTTGTCCATTGTAAGTCAACCACAAAATGAAACAAAACAAAATGGAGATACCGCAATATTCAAGGTCGTTGCTAAAGGTGAAGGTCTTAAATATCAATGGTATTATAACAATCCCAACACTACTAATGGATTTGTCAAATCAAGCAACACTACAGATACTTATAGCATTAAAGCTAATATTAATAGCCATAACAAAGGTTTTCAAGTATACTGTGTAGTTTCTGATTCATTTGGTAACAGCGTTGATTCTGATATAGCGACACTTACAGTTGGAACTCCTTTGTCCATTGTAAGTCAACTACAAAATGAAACAAAACAAAATGGAGATACCGCAATATTTAAGGTCGTTGCTAAAGGTAAAGGCCTTAAATATCAATGGTATTATAACAATCCTAACACTACTAATGGATTCGTCAAATCTAGCAACACTACAGATACTTATAGCATTAAGGCTAATATTAATAGCCATGATAAAGGTTTTCGAGTATATTGTGTAGTTTCTGATTCATCTGGAAATTCTGTACAATCAAATATTGCAACACTTACAGTGGCTTCTCCAATCAAACTCTCAAGTCTCGACTCTCAAACCATCACCTTCTCCGAAGATGCAACCTTCACAGTTACCGCCACCGGTACTGGTGATCTGACCTATACATGGGAAAGCAGTACTGACGGTGAGAATTGGACAACAGTACTAGATGCTAATACAGCAACACTGACTGTGGCTGGAAGTGAAGCAATTGATGGAACTCAGTATCGCTGTATAGTTTCAGATAACTACGATCAAAGCAAGACAAGTAATGCAGCGACACTCACTGTGTATAATTACCACACAATCACCTACAACGCGGGCAACGGCACATTCTCCAATGGTAGCTCTACCTACACCGAAACCGTCGATCCCGGCTATTACTACATTGGCACAGGTGAAGATCCTTACTTGGAAGGTCATGTTTTCCTCGGATGGACTTACAACGGAAAATACAAAAACCGCATTCTTGTTTCATCCGATGTAACTCTTACTGCGGAATGGGAAAAGGCTTGTCAGGTCATTTATAACGCTAACGGCGGTCAGTTCTCCGATGGCAACTCTACCCACACTTTAGATGTTGATGTCGGAACATACCGGGTCGATCACGAAGAACCTACTCGTGAAGGTTATTTGTTTGCAGGCTGGAAATACAAAAACAGCTTCGTTCGCAAGCTTAATTTTTCAGGTGAGACAACTCCCGAATTTATAGCTGAGTGGGAGGAAGCAATAGCTGTAACATATGATGCAAACGGCGGACAGTGGAAGTTTGACGAAGATCCATTCACGACAATGACCATCTATGAACCCTACGGATTATACTTCCCCGGTTGTTATGAACCTGAAAGAGAGGGTTATGTATTTGACGGCTGGATGCTTGATGACAATTATGTCGATAAAATTGATCTCACAGAACCCGTTACATTCAAAGCTTGCTGGAAAGAACCCATTACAGTGACCTACGATCCCAACGGAGGTTCATGGGACGGCGACAGCACCCCCAGAGAATATGACGAACGTAAGGGAGATTATTGGGTATCTTGTGGCTGGCCTGATAAGGATGGCTATTATTTTATCGGCTGGAGCACCGATCCTGAAGCAGTCAGTGCCGAAACCGATTTCGGCTATACACTGACAGGCGATACTAAATTCTACGCTGTGTGGGGACACGATATCACCGTTTACTATGATGCTAACGGCGGTTTCCTGTGGGATCGTACCGCAACCGATACAAGAGATGTACGTTACGGTGATTTTAATATCGAAGGCTGGTGTCCCTACTACGACGGTCCATATGAGTTCAAGGGCTGGTCAACCACGAAGGATGGCACAGTTCAGTATCAACCTAACGATCATGTTGAATTTATACAGAATACCACACTCTATGCTGTATGGGAAAAGCTTCCGACTATAGCCTACGATGCAAACGGCGGTGCTTGGTTTAATGACAGAACTCAGCAGCATGACCTTACCATCAAGATGGACTGGGATCAACCGGGCTTCTATTACTATGTAAGAAAGGATGAGCCCCAACGTCCCGGATACAGATTCAACGGCTGGGTAGACGAAAATGGTAAGAACGCAAACGAAAGAGAGCTCCTGCTTGAGAAGGGTAAAGATTACACCTTCAAAGCAAGCTGGGTGAAGATCGTAAAGGTAAAATATAACGCTAACGGCGGTCAATTTAATGATTGGGACATGAACGAGGAAAGCGGTGAGAACGCGGCGATTCACTACCGCTACGGAGATTCCGGAGAATACTATCTTGACGGTTGGCGACCCGAAAGAGAAGGCTATGAATTCTGCGGCTGGGCTCTTACTCTAGACGGTGAACCGGTATCCGATCCTTACATACTGCCTGATAATATCGACGAGATTGAATTCTATGCAGTTTGGGCTCCCATACCTATTGTGACCTACGATGCAAATGGCGGCGGATGGGGCTGGAACGGCGAATTTTATGATCATATGACAGAAGAGTATGAAGCACATCTCGGCGATTATGGCGTAGGTAACTGGTGGCCTGAAAGAGAAGGCTATAATTTCCTTGGCTGGAGCAATGACAAGAATGCTTCGACCGCAGAGTCCGACTGGAAAATTACCTTGACAGGAAGCACTACATTTTATGCTATATGGGAGAAGCTCCCGACTATAGCCTATGATGCAAACGGCGGCGCTTGGTTTAATGACAGAACTCAGCAGCATGACCTTACCATCAAGATGGACTGGGATCAACCGGGCTTCTATTACTATGTAAGAAAAGACGAGCCCCAGCGTCCCGGATACAGATTCAACGGTTGGGTAGATGAAAATGGTAAGTACGCAAACGAAAGAGAACTCCAGTTGGAGAAGGGTAAAGATTACGTCTTCAAAGCAAGCTGGGTGAAGATCGTAAAGGTAAAATATAACGCTAACGGTGGTCAATTTAATGATTGGGACATGAACGAGGAAAGCGGTGAGAGCGCAGCAATTCACTATCGCTACGGAGATTCCGGAGAATACTATCTTGATGGCTGGCGACCCGAAAGAGAAGGCTATGAATTCAGCGGCTGGTCACTTACTCAAGACGGTGAACCGGCACCCGATCCTTACATGCTGCCTGATAATATCGACGAGATCGAATTCTATGCAGTTTGGAACCCCATACCTATCGTGACTTACGATGCAAATGGCGGTGGATGGGGCTGGAATGGCGAGTCCTATGATCATATGACAGAAGAGTATGAAGCACATCTCGGCGATTATGGCGTAGGTAACTGGTGGCCTGAAAGAGAAGGCTATAATTTCCTTGGCTGGAGCACTGACAAGAATGCTTCGACTGCTGAGCACGACTGGGGAACTACTCTGACAGGAAGCACTACATTTTATGCTATATGGGAAAAGCTTGTCGCAGTTACTTTCGATGCAGGACAAGGGCATTTCTACGATGGTTATAACACAAGGATCGTGTATTTTGAACCCGGACGACGTATATCCTTAAATTGGGAGGACACACCTGATATGGATGGCGGTTATTTTGAGGGCTGGTTACTTGACGGTGAGCTGGTAAACTATGTACGTCTTACCGAGGATATGACCGTAGAGGCAGACTGGGTATATACACGTAATGTTACTTTTTTCGCAGACGACGGATATTTCTATAACGGACAGCATTTCTGGACAGATATCTATGACGAAAATTCGTATGTATACCTAAGAGATATCCCCGAACCTACAAAGGCGGGCTATGTATTTGACGGCTGGATGGTAGACGGAGAATTCGTGACAGGATCGAAATTCACTGTTACTGAAGACACCGAGTTCACAGCGGCTTGGGTCGAGGCTGAGAACACCTTTACCGTGACCTATGATGCAGGCGAGGGTTTCTTTGAAAACGGCGAGAATATGCTTGAAATCCAGGCTGAGGGTAATTACTATGTAGACGGAGTTCCAAAACCTTCAAGAGACGGTTACGTTTTCGTTGGATGGACAATAGATTATGATGAAGGCACATACAGTATGTTTGATGTGAACTATGACGTTACTTTCAACGCTGTATGGGCTGAACCCGCAACAATATCTTATGATTTCAACGGCGGAGAAATAGGTATGTACGAAAACGGTGAATACGTTTGCTATGCTACAGACGCTTCTCATATTGTTGCAGTGGACTATTACTATACCATAGGTGTAATGGGACCTCTTCACAAGGACGGATATACTTTTGTTTGCTGGAACACAGAGTCTGACGGAACAGGAAGAAGCTACGGCAACTTTACCGATGAAATAATTGTTTCCGAAGATATGAATCTTTACGCGATCTGGGTAAATGACTCGGAAGAAACTGTCGAAGACGGCAGTGAACAAGAATGGTTTTAA
- the tnpA gene encoding IS200/IS605 family transposase produces the protein MTRDDINSLAHSKWNCKYHVVFAPKYRRMVIYNKIKVDIGKILRKLCDQKGVKIIEAEACPDHIHMLLSIPPKYSVAEIMGYLKGKSSLMIFDRHANLKYKYGNRHFWCRGYYVDTVGKNKKKIAEYIRNQLQEDIVCDQISLFETVDPFTGEKYKKK, from the coding sequence ATGACAAGAGACGATATAAATAGTTTAGCACATTCCAAGTGGAATTGCAAGTACCATGTAGTATTTGCCCCGAAATATCGAAGAATGGTGATTTATAATAAAATCAAAGTGGATATCGGAAAGATACTAAGAAAGTTGTGTGATCAAAAAGGAGTTAAAATAATCGAAGCAGAGGCGTGTCCTGATCATATACATATGCTGTTGTCTATTCCACCCAAATACAGTGTAGCAGAGATAATGGGATATTTGAAAGGCAAGAGTAGTTTGATGATATTTGACAGACACGCAAATCTGAAATATAAGTATGGCAACAGGCACTTCTGGTGCAGAGGATACTATGTTGATACAGTAGGAAAGAACAAGAAAAAGATAGCAGAGTACATCAGGAATCAGTTGCAGGAAGATATAGTGTGCGACCAGATCAGCCTGTTTGAGACAGTAGACCCATTTACAGGAGAAAAATACAAGAAAAAGTAG